Genomic DNA from Dysidea avara chromosome 10, odDysAvar1.4, whole genome shotgun sequence:
TTTTGTGTTGAATTTCTATATGGTATTTACAAATACTGCTGTATTTATAAATTTGATGTGTTATGTAATTACAAATATGGCAGGAGCCATTAGGTGAAGGCTGCAGACTGCCAGTATTAATGTACAGTCAACAGAGTGAGGGCACAGAGTGGGGTTAGTGTTTGGTTTCAGTAAACATGTTGTTATACCTCATATAACAGCTTTAGCTGAGATTGTTAGTAAGAAAAAGATGGCTACGTCATGGCTCTATTATGTCCACTATGTTGACTGTAAGTTTACAAGTGCACATTAAATGTGTAACAGTTTCAACAATAGATGtatacacatgcacgcacacagcAAAGCCTCAGCAGCTATGCAAAGTACTGTATTATTGCCATGGATTATTGTGTATTTCTCCTATGTGAATATATTTAGTTTGTGTACCACCACACAATTATTGTGGTAGTATATTTCACACAAGATTACTCCCTGTTATTTGGGAGTGATTTTGTGCGTCCTAGAGATTATATGCCCCTAATTGAATCAACCAAAGACAAAACAGCTATATAAACTGTAGCAAAACACCATGCAACAGCGAAGCAATACTCAATACACAATTTAGTTCTGTGCAGAGAAATGTGAGAGGTTTTCTTTCTATAATAAAGGCACACTATACTAAGCAAAGAGGGGGGATGAGATAAATTATATCATAAGTGACATAATGGTTGTTCACTAAATAGATAACAAGAGACTTGATGAGTGGGTCACTACAGACCGGATGGATTTTGATCGCGTACAATTACCAAAGAAAGACATCAAAGTTAGTGGCTTGCGATCATCAAGACCAGTTAGCCCGGATATTACGACATCTGATTCAGGCACCAGTACTCCTCCCTGGCCAACATGTAATCTGAAACGTCACCTCAGTGGAGCAGCAGCAGCTGCTGCTGTTAACAAGAAGAGAAAGTTGGAACAAGCAGTTGCtgcagctgctgctgctgcagctgctactactactaataataattCACCTGTCACCACTACTGGTACTACTGTTGCTATGACAATTACTAACAGCTCTACAACTGCCAACACCACTGCTACTATGgtaatgtgtgtgttgtatgtaagtatatatatatatatgttatttGCTGGCACTGACTGAcagcacaggtgtcccagtgctggctcactgggtaggcgtgacACATGACTTTGCTTTGATTTTGCTTTTTGTGTTCTGTCATTGTGACGAAGactataatagaacaatcagataTGTCTGCAGACCATCTTTCTTTACACTTTTGCTTATTACCATGTATGCTCCTTGTAAACTAAATACAGTTGTACCAAGTGTTTACTGCTTAAATTATTGTTATTGATGCCGTGGCATTCACCTCCTCTCAACTGATTACTTTACATGCTTGGTCATATGCTATAAATAGTGTGCCATCTTATCAGACATGACCAAATTGCTATTTAGTGAAGTATATTGAAATTGTAGTTAAGGCTTAAGTTTAACTTATCAGATAAGGTACTTGGTAATATTAGGTAATCACCAGTCATCATAGTTACATATCAGATGTCTAGTCACATATTATTTTGTGTGGCTAGAGACCTTATGATTTCATTGACAATTTGTTATTCTTGAAAGATAGATTTATTAAGAGCACTGACTCTGTAGACATTTTTCAGCAGTACAAAAATAGCTAATTTGTTGTCCATCAAAAAATAAGATCATCTCTCTCACCCACAGGTAGACACAACTGGCTCAAGTGCAATACCCCCACACACAGGTAGCATGAGACAGACGGGCAGTATGGGACATCACTCGGATGACGTTGTAACAAGAATGAAGAACATAGAGGCAGTAGAGTTGGGCAGGTTGACAATACACACCACACAAGATGATGTAGCTTGACATGTACCCCACCCCCCAGGTACCGTATCAAGCCATGGTACTTCTCTCCTTACCCTCAAGAGCTGACCACTTTACCTGTTATATACTTGTGTGAATTCTGTTTGAAGTATCTGAAGAGTAAGAAGTGTCTGGAGAGACATCGGGTATGTGTGCTAGGTGAATACAGAGAAACCTGGTCACTTTAGGTTCTGTCCTAAGCAGTTGGCTATGTTAGGCAGGTAACTTTGTTCAGAAATAATCCTTTCTAAGATTTTGATTTGGACAGCCCAATTACACGGtaaccagttttcactgtattaTGTCAAGGGACccagtgtgtgttctattagggtatttcccTTTACAGACCAAATGTCAACTATTCCACCCGCCGGGCAATGAAATTTACAGAAGAGATACAGTATCATTCTTTGAGATTGATGGCAGAAAGAACAAGGTACACTCCCAGCCGAAGCCGGTGCAGTGATCCAATGTAATGCTGATCTATTGGGTGTGGATGTGGCATATTTTCAGTATGGCCACCTGCCAACCCTCAGCCGAACATTTTTGGCCATGGCTACCATATCATGCACATGTTATGCGTTATCCCAGTATATAATATTACAAGAGTTATTATAAGTGTTTAACTAGTTGTTTTTGTTTCACTTTGCCTGCAGGCATATTCTCAGAACCTTTGCTTGTTAGCTAAATTGTTCCTGGATCACAAGACATTATATTTTGACACTGATCCATTCCTGTTCTACGTCATGACTGAGTATGACTCATATGGCTTCCATCTAGTGGGCTATTTCTCAAAGGTGAGCAAGTATTTGAAATATCCACTCCACACAGTATGCTTAGTTAATGTTATTGCTATATGGCTTGAAAGTGTCAACTTACAATTGTCAACTTGAGTTTGTGTACTGTGTATTGTATGCCATGCACTGTGCACTGTAATATATCATAATTGAGTACAATAAGGGCAAAGGTTTGGTCCCAGGAGATttcatgtacatacatttttacctctgaccTGATCCTATGTAACTATGGCCTTTATATAACAGACATCTGTCTTAGTCTCAATCACTACCAACCTTGTAAACTCCTGAATTAAGGATGCCTCCTTTTAAAGGACAAAGTAATTCCCTCATAACATGTACCATAGATAGATTTCACTTCTATTGCATATTTATTACAGTGTGTCTGTAAGTGTCCATTATAAAAGGATGTCTTTTGTGCTGTTAGGAGAAGGAATCGTCCGAGGATTACAATGTTGCTTGTATACTAACACTACCACCATACCAGCGGAAGGGTTATGGCAAACTACTGATTGAATTTAGTAAGGAATACTAAAGTTGTAGCCTGTTTGACTGGTTCAACAGGTTATGAGCTGTCCAAGATTGAGGGCAAAACAGGATCCCCAGAGAAGCCATTGTCAGACTTGGGCTTGTTGTCCTATCGCAGCTACTGGGCTCAAGCCATTGTAGAGATATTAGTGGGAATGAGAGGGGATGATGATATTGCCCCTAATATTACCATCAAGTAATAGCCCATACActacagaggaggttggtcacatgcCAAAGCACTACATATATGATATGCAACTGCCACTTTAATTGGTACTAAAAATGAATTCTATCACATTCACAAGCAGTTTTTAGCTAGAAAGGCCATGTATTGTGTTGGGATGGCTGAAAGAATGTTTGTGAGGGTTTTGGGATGGATCTACcaatcacacattagaatactTGGAATTGGTATTAGCACTGAGATGTCAATattctttgagatcacaagattTTTGTATGGCCAACCTCCTCTATACTCACTAAATACAGAGCACTCATTATTGATATTATTTATAGTGAAATTTGTGAGCTGACTAGTATCAGAAAAGAAGACGTAGTCTCCACTCTACAGAATTTACAACTAATCCAATACTATCGAGGCCAGTACATTGTCTGCCTCACGCCGGACATCTTAGATGCTCACTACAAGTCCATGACAAAGAGGAAGACAAGAATAGACCCCAAATGCATCAAGTGGATACCCAAGGACTGGTCAAAAAGGGGAAAGTGGTAGAGACAGTTAGGCATGCAGCATCCTCACTAGATTGTAACATgacactgataacttgtaaccTTATTTTGACAAGTGATGGTAACAAGATGAAGATTAAATATTGTCCATTATGGATTCACTGCATTCATAACTACACTGAATTGCATGTTTTGTTCATTTTTGTTCACTTGTTTTGTGTTAGTAGAGTCAGCTAAGATGTTGAGTAGTTTGTTCACTCTAGTGTTGTTCTTGTTGGTTAGTAGTTGTAATGGCAGAGAAGTTCATGCTGAGTGTGGATCAGTAAAGGTTTGTTGGGTCATGAATATCATTAGCATGCTGAATATTGAAAAGTTCATGTGTgggagagagtatctaactacCTGTACAAACATACTGTATTAATACCTCTACTGGTGGTAGAGAACTGTTAATGAGACTAGAATGAGGTGTTACTTGTTGCAGTGTGTTTGCTGAATATGTTCCAGTTAGATACACTTTCCCATACAAATATGAGATATTGGTATGAGACTGCCCTTCACTATTGTAGGTAGACTATCCTCTCTTAAGGGGTAGGGTTGAGGGACCACGTGAGGCAACACAACGGCCAATCCGTATTGTAGCTCAGTTTATCACTGCTAACATTTCTGCTGATGTATTGAGCCAGACACAGACAACCATCAATGCTGCCATACAATACTATCAGGACATCTTGTCAGTTAACAGGTTCACTACAGGTCTCGCAGCACCTCCAACATGTCGAGAACGAGTAAACGACATCACTCAGTGTCCCACGTTAGTCCGTCCCATGTGTGGTCCACACGTACATGTCTCAGCTGAACACACTGGGACCATTTTGATCTGTAATGTGGATATGACAGAATGTCGGGAGCGTGGCATAACAGGCCCAAGTGGTCCTGGGGTGTCTGATGCAGACTATGTGCTGTATGTCACTTCTCAACAAGATGGTATGGAACATAATCACTTGGTATGATCTGATTATGGTATTGTGTTCACACAGCAACTTGTGATAATGAGCCGATAGTAGGGTATGCTGGTCCCTGTGCATATGCTCAAGATCAGGGCAACCAGCCATACATGGGCTTTATTAATATCTGCCCAATGGTGAGCTAGAATAGAATCAATGACAGTCACTTACTCACTTTTACAGGCATTCACAAGATATGATAGTGAATTTGTGAACTTGTTTGTACGTCATGACATAACACATGCCCTGGTGTTCCTGGACAAGCTACTAGTTTTGTGAGTGTGACATATGCACTGACACTGTGACATACATACTGACAGTATGACATATGTACTGATAGTGTGACACACAATGTGAAAACCTGGACGCCTGTATTATCATGGTGACTTCACTGTCCTTTTTTTCcaagtcagtttatgtacagtaaattaCACAAGTGTTTGGCAAAATTTGCAAGTtaaaaattgtgactggatttgcgaaaaggggtcttccacacacatccaattctgtaaacttgGGATAGTGTTCAAGCAATATATTAACCTGAAATGTTCACCATctattcagctatgttggtgctcacttctgactaaatttcaagtcaatagctgtttcctatctgaagttatgaattgtcaaagttggaaaattggatgtgtgtggaagaccccttttcgcaaattcggtcacaattgCAGATAATTCACTGAACTTTAGTATTTGCTTGACAAATTGATTCACTAAACTTTAGTTTAAATGTTTAGGTGTTTTCAAGTGTCCATATTAACAGTTGCACTCTgacatacaacatacatactGAATGTTACAGAAGTCACTAGCTATGCTGATGTTACAGGTTTCCTGAACATGATGAGGTGCGGACAACAACTCAGGTGGACGGACAGACTGTTACTATGATCTCAACTCCTAATGTACAGATCACATGACCCCAACTTTGTTATAATATCTGTCATTACATTAGGTACAGTATGCAGTTCAAGAATATTATGATTGTAACAAACTGACTGGTGCTATATTGGAGAATGATGGTGGAGCATTAACACAAGGGTGAGTGGGATAGGTGTAATAGTGACAATGTTTAGTGTTTACTACAGTCACTGGGAGTCTCGCGTTCTCTTCCCTGAGCTAATGAATGGCATCCTTTATGAGCACCTAGCTGAGTGAGTATTAGACCAGTTCGTATAACACTATTACACTGTCATGATTGTAGCTTCACTTCAGTCAGTAACATCACGTTGAGCCTGTTTGTCGATAGTGGATGGTACACTGTAGACTACACAACTGGTTTATCAGGTTATCAAGTGTTATGGGGAGCTggtatgtagctacatggtGTGGTCATGAAGTCATGCGACCCATATTGTTCCAGGTCTTGGCTGTGATTTCACAGCAGCAAACTGTAACAACTCAGCCTACCCGTATATGTGCACTCCTTGTTGTGACAGTCATGTACAGTGTAGCTTTGACTATCAAGGATTTGTAAGGATGGATTATGGTTTCTTAACATCATTTAGCATTACAGGGGTACTGTACTCGGCCGCCATTACATGATGGCTGTGGTGTAGTGTTGCCAGGGAGGTTCTGTGTTAACAACAATGATGCTATTAACATCACTGACTTCAGTAAGTTTTCAGCATGACACTCTGTAATATTACTCTCTTTCCGTCTCAGTTCCAGTCAACACATCCATTGGTGGCTCTATACTGACATTCAACCAACagtcaatatgtacagaagctggCAGGCCAGCCGACGCCTTTAACATCAACTGTGTCCAACATCGATGTTCCCAGTTGACTGAAACTGACTTATTTGCTCTGCAAATCCGAGCACGGGGTAAGGTGCCATCTATACACCTTGGCTTCGTGTACACTGTACAGTTTGTTATACTGTTAAACTTTTTATATAGTCAtcaacagtgaccagacagtCAATGAATGGTGTAGATGGCCAGGACAAGTCATATTAGACAATAGAGTACTGTGCCCTCCAGC
This window encodes:
- the LOC136237102 gene encoding leishmanolysin-like peptidase; this encodes MFCSFLFTCFVLVESAKMLSSLFTLVLFLLVSSCNGREVHAECGSVKVDYPLLRGRVEGPREATQRPIRIVAQFITANISADVLSQTQTTINAAIQYYQDILSVNRFTTGLAAPPTCRERVNDITQCPTLVRPMCGPHVHVSAEHTGTILICNVDMTECRERGITGPSGPGVSDADYVLYVTSQQDATCDNEPIVGYAGPCAYAQDQGNQPYMGFINICPMAFTRYDSEFVNLFVRHDITHALVFLDKLLVLFPEHDEVRTTTQVDGQTVTMISTPNVQYAVQEYYDCNKLTGAILENDGGALTQGHWESRVLFPELMNGILYEHLADFTSVSNITLSLFVDSGWYTVDYTTGLSGYQVLWGAGLGCDFTAANCNNSAYPYMCTPCCDSHVQCSFDYQGFGYCTRPPLHDGCGVVLPGRFCVNNNDAINITDFIPVNTSIGGSILTFNQQSICTEAGRPADAFNINCVQHRCSQLTETDLFALQIRARVINSDQTVNEWCRWPGQVILDNRVLCPPADLVCTRSSEITTVDIDDDSIPPPFCDISCGTCQSPKNPATCLTCESGQTRLNGQAPTNCLDIDNPCGANTYQRFDSGGCAECPSGCALCTGPLNSDCLKCVDPSLYLDTTDELSTPCSDCSSSRGVVAFTDQFGRKLCIESDDDNSGNTVTGTHVGVLITALVTLLIQHFY
- the LOC136237104 gene encoding histone acetyltransferase KAT5-like, with amino-acid sequence MMAVTSNNDNDMEPLGEGCRLPVLMYSQQSEGTEWALAEIVSKKKMATSWLYYVHYVDYNKRLDEWVTTDRMDFDRVQLPKKDIKVSGLRSSRPVSPDITTSDSGTSTPPWPTCNLKRHLSGAAAAAAVNKKRKLEQAVAAAAAAAAATTTNNNSPVTTTGTTVAMTITNSSTTANTTATMVDTTGSSAIPPHTGSMRQTGSMGHHSDDVVTRMKNIEAVELGRYRIKPWYFSPYPQELTTLPVIYLCEFCLKYLKSKKCLERHRTKCQLFHPPGNEIYRRDTVSFFEIDGRKNKAYSQNLCLLAKLFLDHKTLYFDTDPFLFYVMTEYDSYGFHLVGYFSKEKESSEDYNVACILTLPPYQRKGYGKLLIEFSYELSKIEGKTGSPEKPLSDLGLLSYRSYWAQAIVEILVGMRGDDDIAPNITINEICELTSIRKEDVVSTLQNLQLIQYYRGQYIVCLTPDILDAHYKSMTKRKTRIDPKCIKWIPKDWSKRGKW